The Paenibacillus sp. YPG26 genome includes a window with the following:
- a CDS encoding molybdenum cofactor guanylyltransferase has product MDITAIVIAGGRSSRMGRNKALLPVGELPVIENLVRQLADITKRVLVVSNEESPYLHLGAEIIPDIYRQAGPLAGIHAGLSASTSSWNLITACDMPFVNTAVLQRLISEAEALSAKEHQMGTRELIEAVIPLTAEGSVLPLLAMYRRSVLPSLDAALREEQLRLIPWTQTLHAAYIPAQELCREAGVTEEMLSFNMNRPGDYEKACEIYEEYKIRRT; this is encoded by the coding sequence ATGGATATTACAGCTATAGTGATTGCGGGAGGGAGGTCAAGCCGTATGGGGAGGAACAAGGCACTGCTCCCTGTAGGAGAGCTCCCGGTGATAGAGAACCTGGTTCGGCAATTGGCGGATATTACCAAAAGGGTGCTTGTTGTATCGAACGAAGAATCTCCCTATCTGCATTTGGGTGCGGAAATTATACCTGACATCTACAGACAAGCTGGGCCGCTTGCGGGAATCCATGCCGGGCTGTCCGCATCCACAAGCTCATGGAACCTTATTACAGCCTGCGACATGCCCTTTGTGAACACAGCCGTCTTACAGCGGCTTATATCAGAGGCTGAGGCTCTTAGCGCAAAGGAACACCAAATGGGCACGAGGGAACTCATCGAAGCAGTGATTCCGCTTACCGCCGAGGGCTCTGTGCTGCCGCTGCTTGCGATGTACAGGCGCTCCGTGCTGCCGAGTCTTGATGCGGCTCTCAGAGAAGAGCAGCTGCGTCTTATCCCCTGGACTCAGACCCTGCATGCTGCTTATATTCCTGCACAGGAGCTGTGCAGAGAAGCAGGAGTAACAGAGGAGATGCTCTCTTTCAATATGAACCGGCCCGGGGATTATGAGAAGGCTTGTGAGATCTATGAGGAGTACAAGATCAGGCGGACATAG
- a CDS encoding MFS transporter, translating to MARLRHQYASLRTQSLLPLKFLNFLIYGAMVIFAAFFQLYLQEAGMNKLEIGLLLSMGPIVSLAANPFWKYCNDRQQNTKYVLLLMMSGLLLVGYLIFLVDTYRMLYWTMILFYFLQTPLLAQSNTMTLCYAENSGRRFESFRMWGSLGWACVAVAAGAAMDASGAYGMYLLFMLVLFLAISSALVLRPLRRAPDTPWLNLWEFTRSLRNRYFVSFIILGMLVAVPSSMNAMFMPFFITDLGGSRLYVGLAVFVSTILEAGVFMLLRRYMTRKITHLMVCMFLVSLLLALRWMMMAEVTSSLQIVFIQVLHAVTFGGFFYVGTQLTTLFLPRPYRSSGQAVYTLVLGGISGMIAGAFGGWLYHYFGAVTMYKISLMLTLCGTLGFAVMGYRLYRHGYTPVIHHKE from the coding sequence ATGGCGCGTTTGCGACATCAATACGCTTCACTAAGAACACAGTCACTGCTTCCTCTTAAGTTTCTTAACTTTCTCATCTATGGGGCCATGGTTATTTTTGCGGCCTTTTTCCAATTATATTTGCAGGAAGCCGGCATGAACAAGCTGGAGATCGGTCTGCTTCTATCCATGGGACCTATCGTCTCGCTTGCTGCCAATCCATTCTGGAAATACTGCAATGATCGTCAGCAGAATACGAAATATGTACTTCTTCTGATGATGTCCGGGCTCCTGCTTGTCGGCTATCTTATATTTCTGGTAGATACCTACCGTATGCTCTATTGGACCATGATATTATTCTACTTCCTGCAGACACCATTGCTTGCTCAGAGCAACACGATGACCCTGTGTTATGCCGAGAATTCCGGACGAAGATTCGAATCCTTCCGCATGTGGGGTTCACTCGGCTGGGCATGTGTCGCGGTAGCTGCCGGAGCAGCTATGGACGCATCCGGTGCGTACGGCATGTACCTGCTGTTCATGCTGGTCCTGTTTCTTGCGATCAGCTCCGCCCTGGTGCTTAGGCCGCTTCGCCGTGCCCCGGATACACCGTGGCTGAACCTGTGGGAATTCACCCGTTCCCTGAGGAACAGGTACTTTGTATCTTTTATCATCCTGGGTATGCTTGTCGCTGTCCCAAGCTCCATGAACGCCATGTTCATGCCCTTTTTCATCACAGATCTCGGTGGATCTCGGCTCTACGTCGGCTTGGCTGTATTCGTCTCGACGATTTTGGAAGCGGGCGTATTTATGCTGCTGCGCAGATATATGACAAGGAAAATCACCCACCTCATGGTCTGCATGTTCCTGGTCAGCCTGCTGCTCGCTCTAAGATGGATGATGATGGCCGAGGTCACTAGTTCTCTGCAAATTGTATTTATTCAGGTGCTGCACGCTGTAACCTTTGGCGGATTCTTCTATGTCGGTACACAGCTGACCACCTTATTCCTGCCAAGACCATACAGGTCGTCTGGACAAGCCGTATACACCCTGGTTCTCGGCGGAATATCCGGCATGATCGCCGGAGCATTTGGAGGATGGCTCTACCACTATTTCGGCGCGGTTACGATGTACAAGATAAGTCTTATGCTGACCTTATGCGGAACGCTGGGGTTCGCTGTGATGGGGTATCGACTGTATCGGCACGGCTACACGCCAGTTATTCATCACAAGGAATAA
- a CDS encoding LacI family DNA-binding transcriptional regulator translates to MANIKEIAKIAGVSVTTVSRVLNNHPYVKEDKRRAVLETIDRLNYSRNINALHLLKGRTQIIGVILPMINHSYFGAMMEGIAGEALKSGYQLMVSQTSYQPEEEQRMLEMMRNKQIDGVIICSRALPLQHIEAYNSYGPIVLCEDIGAASMSSVFLNHYNCFQEVIRHLWNKGYRTIGYSIGRTEGTSSSRRYEAYCDIHEEFGISVNPDWIYDHCLDIEDGVLLVRHMLEQTNRPSALVVTSAQVAAGILLEAGRQGLKIPEDLALISFDNMPISEVLGISTMDNGIYTMGSSAMTIIDELVRGTASGPITREISFQLIERSTA, encoded by the coding sequence ATGGCCAATATCAAGGAAATCGCCAAGATCGCCGGAGTCTCTGTAACTACCGTGTCACGTGTTCTCAATAATCACCCTTATGTCAAGGAAGACAAGCGTAGAGCAGTGCTCGAGACCATCGATCGTCTGAACTATTCCCGTAATATTAATGCCCTGCATCTGCTGAAAGGCAGGACCCAGATTATCGGGGTGATCCTGCCCATGATTAATCACTCCTACTTCGGCGCCATGATGGAAGGGATAGCGGGAGAAGCACTTAAGTCCGGTTATCAGCTCATGGTATCTCAGACAAGCTACCAGCCTGAGGAAGAGCAGCGAATGCTGGAAATGATGCGGAACAAGCAAATTGACGGCGTTATTATCTGCTCACGTGCTCTACCCCTTCAGCATATTGAGGCCTATAACTCGTATGGGCCAATTGTGCTCTGTGAGGACATTGGGGCGGCTTCGATGTCTTCGGTGTTCTTGAACCATTACAATTGCTTCCAGGAGGTAATCCGGCACTTATGGAATAAAGGCTACCGTACCATCGGATATTCCATTGGCCGCACGGAGGGTACCAGCAGCAGCAGGCGGTATGAAGCTTACTGTGATATTCATGAGGAATTCGGCATTTCGGTTAATCCGGACTGGATTTATGACCATTGCCTGGACATTGAAGACGGGGTGCTTCTGGTGCGCCATATGCTGGAACAGACCAACCGTCCATCTGCCCTTGTGGTCACAAGCGCTCAGGTAGCAGCTGGAATTCTGCTTGAAGCTGGACGTCAAGGACTTAAGATTCCCGAGGACCTGGCTTTGATTAGCTTCGATAATATGCCAATTTCTGAAGTGCTCGGCATCTCAACCATGGACAACGGGATTTATACTATGGGATCAAGCGCAATGACGATTATTGACGAACTGGTTCGCGGAACTGCCAGCGGTCCTATAACCAGAGAGATTTCATTTCAACTGATTGAAAGATCAACCGCATAA
- a CDS encoding nitroreductase family protein — translation MANAFFDAVKNRRSIYAISKESPISDERIQEIVNEAVKHTPSAFNSQSARVVVLLGEQHDKLWNHTEDILRKIINNDENFKSTAEKMESFRAGYGTVLFFEDTNVIGGLQQQYASYADNFPIWSEQSSGMLQFVVWTALEQEGLGASLQHYNPIIDEAIVSEWGIPESWKLRAQLPFGKIVAPAGEKQFQPLEERVKVFK, via the coding sequence ATGGCAAATGCATTCTTCGATGCGGTGAAAAACAGACGTAGTATTTATGCAATTAGCAAAGAATCCCCTATTTCTGACGAAAGAATCCAAGAAATCGTGAACGAAGCTGTAAAACATACTCCTTCTGCTTTTAACTCCCAGAGTGCACGGGTGGTTGTTCTGCTTGGTGAGCAGCATGACAAGCTGTGGAATCATACGGAAGATATCCTTCGCAAAATTATAAATAATGATGAGAATTTCAAGTCCACTGCTGAGAAAATGGAATCGTTCCGTGCGGGTTACGGTACAGTTCTGTTCTTCGAGGATACGAATGTGATTGGAGGTCTGCAGCAGCAGTACGCTTCTTATGCGGATAACTTCCCGATCTGGTCTGAGCAATCTTCCGGTATGCTTCAATTCGTCGTATGGACCGCTCTTGAGCAAGAAGGCCTTGGCGCTTCCCTGCAGCACTACAACCCGATCATCGACGAGGCGATTGTATCCGAATGGGGAATTCCGGAGTCCTGGAAACTAAGAGCTCAGCTTCCTTTCGGTAAAATCGTGGCTCCGGCCGGCGAGAAGCAATTCCAACCGCTTGAAGAGCGCGTGAAAGTATTCAAATAA
- a CDS encoding glutamine--tRNA ligase/YqeY domain fusion protein — protein sequence MTNASTPPNFIKNIITEDLKSGKVKEIVTRFPPEPNGYLHIGHAKAIWINFTLADEFGGRTNLRFDDTNPVKEDIEYVNSIKEDVKWLGFEWDELRFASDYFEEMYNRAVLLIKKGKAYVDDLSADEIREKRGTLTEPGEDSPYRNRSIEENLDLFTRMRAGEFKNGEKVLRAKIDMASPNINLRDPVIYRIAHATHHNTGDTWCIYPMYSFAHPLEDAIEGVTHSLCTIEFEDQRPFYDWVIAETEMPHAPHQYEFGRLNLASAVTSKRKLKMLVDEGIVDGWDDPRLPTISGLRRRGYTPDAIKSFVYEAGISKAQGQVETAMLDHFIREDLKLTAPRTMAVLHPLKVVITNYPEGQTELLEAENNTENPDMGSRQIPFSRELYIEQDDFMENPPSKYFRLFPGNEVRLKHAYFIKCNEVIKDEAGNVVEIHCTYDPETKSGSGFTGRKVKGTIHWVDAGSAVPAEFRLYEPLILEEDSGEEAETGGAEEKTFLDQINPNSLTVVQGYVEPELKDAKPQDKFQFFRHGYFNVDSKHSKPGEPVFNLIVSLKSSFQLPKSQ from the coding sequence GTGACGAATGCGAGCACACCTCCGAATTTTATCAAAAATATTATTACGGAAGATCTAAAGAGCGGCAAGGTAAAGGAGATTGTTACCCGCTTCCCTCCTGAGCCCAATGGCTACCTTCATATCGGACATGCCAAAGCCATCTGGATTAATTTCACCCTCGCGGATGAATTCGGGGGGAGAACCAATCTGCGATTCGACGATACCAATCCGGTCAAGGAAGATATCGAGTATGTGAATTCAATTAAGGAAGACGTGAAGTGGCTTGGGTTCGAATGGGATGAGCTTCGCTTCGCTTCCGATTACTTCGAAGAAATGTACAATCGCGCTGTGCTGCTGATTAAGAAGGGGAAGGCCTATGTGGACGATCTTAGCGCGGATGAGATCCGCGAGAAGCGCGGTACGCTTACAGAGCCGGGGGAAGACAGCCCTTACCGGAATCGTTCAATAGAAGAGAATCTGGACTTATTCACCCGCATGCGTGCCGGTGAGTTCAAGAACGGGGAGAAGGTGCTCCGCGCCAAGATTGACATGGCTTCCCCGAATATTAATTTGCGTGACCCTGTTATTTACCGGATCGCCCATGCGACCCACCACAACACCGGTGATACCTGGTGTATCTATCCGATGTACAGCTTCGCGCATCCATTGGAGGATGCCATTGAGGGGGTTACCCACTCTCTCTGTACGATCGAGTTCGAAGATCAGCGGCCATTCTACGATTGGGTTATTGCGGAGACGGAGATGCCGCATGCCCCGCATCAATATGAGTTCGGCCGCCTGAACCTGGCTTCTGCAGTTACGAGCAAGCGTAAGCTTAAGATGCTTGTGGATGAGGGAATTGTTGATGGCTGGGATGACCCGCGTCTGCCAACCATCTCGGGACTGCGCCGCCGCGGGTATACACCGGATGCGATCAAGAGCTTTGTCTATGAAGCCGGGATCTCGAAGGCCCAAGGGCAGGTTGAGACCGCCATGCTGGATCATTTTATCCGGGAGGATCTCAAGCTTACAGCTCCCCGCACCATGGCCGTGCTCCATCCGCTGAAGGTGGTTATCACGAATTACCCGGAAGGCCAGACGGAATTGCTCGAAGCCGAGAACAACACGGAGAATCCGGATATGGGAAGCCGCCAAATTCCTTTTTCGCGTGAGCTATACATTGAACAAGACGACTTCATGGAGAATCCGCCAAGCAAATACTTCCGCCTCTTCCCGGGCAATGAAGTTCGCCTGAAGCATGCCTACTTCATCAAGTGTAATGAAGTCATTAAGGATGAGGCCGGGAATGTTGTAGAGATCCACTGCACTTATGATCCTGAGACGAAGAGCGGCAGCGGGTTCACCGGCCGCAAGGTCAAGGGAACCATTCACTGGGTAGATGCAGGGTCAGCTGTTCCGGCTGAGTTCCGTCTCTACGAGCCCCTTATTCTTGAAGAGGATAGCGGGGAGGAAGCGGAGACCGGGGGAGCGGAAGAGAAGACCTTCCTGGATCAGATTAATCCCAATTCCCTGACTGTGGTTCAAGGTTATGTGGAGCCGGAACTGAAGGATGCGAAGCCGCAGGATAAATTCCAGTTCTTCCGTCATGGTTACTTCAATGTGGACAGCAAGCATTCGAAGCCTGGAGAGCCGGTATTCAACCTGATTGTATCGCTGAAGAGCTCATTCCAGCTGCCCAAATCTCAATAA
- a CDS encoding low molecular weight protein-tyrosine-phosphatase, whose product MVKVLFVCLGNICRSPMAEAMFKHLVKQEGLEGQFQIDSAGTGDWHIGNPPHQGTLDILKKYQVSSEGLFARQITPEDMEQFDYIIAMDDSNIQNMYKISGKQEGRNTFRLLDFKQELQVKDVPDPYFTGDFQETYDLLTEGLEALLAHIKQEQAIS is encoded by the coding sequence ATGGTAAAAGTTTTGTTCGTATGCTTGGGCAACATCTGCAGATCGCCCATGGCAGAGGCAATGTTCAAGCATCTGGTTAAGCAGGAAGGCTTAGAGGGACAATTTCAAATCGATAGTGCGGGTACTGGTGACTGGCACATTGGCAACCCCCCGCATCAAGGCACTTTAGATATTTTGAAGAAATATCAGGTCAGTTCTGAAGGACTCTTCGCCAGGCAGATTACTCCAGAGGATATGGAACAGTTCGATTACATCATAGCAATGGATGACAGCAACATTCAGAATATGTACAAAATCTCAGGTAAGCAGGAAGGCCGCAACACATTCCGGCTGCTCGACTTCAAGCAAGAGCTTCAGGTCAAGGATGTGCCGGATCCTTACTTCACCGGAGACTTCCAGGAGACCTACGATCTGCTTACTGAGGGACTTGAGGCTTTGCTGGCACATATCAAGCAAGAACAGGCTATCTCGTGA
- a CDS encoding GNAT family N-acetyltransferase, translated as MRFGQTLIRVSELRDAAELIEIDKLVWSSETTPAELAPVTRESFLQQNPPGSQLVAVIEERICGYLGFYCPTPLQSNGHVYEINIAVHPSYQRQGIGRALMDGMKQHAARQGIRKLCLRVLATNGKALEFYRSCGFMEQGRLVEEFYLGGRYVDDILLWYPLKQPKADEGQEGVKECP; from the coding sequence ATGAGATTCGGACAGACGCTCATCCGCGTATCCGAGCTTAGAGATGCGGCGGAGCTGATTGAAATTGATAAGCTGGTATGGAGCTCGGAGACGACACCTGCTGAGCTGGCACCTGTTACACGGGAGAGCTTCCTGCAGCAGAATCCACCCGGTTCACAGCTGGTTGCTGTCATCGAAGAGAGAATATGCGGATACCTGGGCTTCTACTGCCCGACGCCTCTTCAGAGCAACGGCCACGTGTACGAAATTAATATTGCCGTGCATCCGTCCTATCAGCGGCAGGGTATTGGCCGGGCGCTAATGGATGGCATGAAGCAGCATGCTGCCCGGCAGGGCATACGCAAGCTTTGTCTTCGCGTGCTGGCGACGAATGGAAAGGCGCTTGAATTCTACCGCAGCTGCGGATTCATGGAGCAGGGACGGCTTGTAGAGGAATTCTATTTAGGTGGCAGATATGTTGATGATATTCTGCTGTGGTACCCGCTTAAGCAGCCCAAAGCAGATGAAGGGCAGGAAGGTGTAAAAGAGTGCCCTTAA
- a CDS encoding LacI family DNA-binding transcriptional regulator, which translates to MAITIIDIARMCGVGVTTVSRAINNHPDINEETKAMIMQVIKENHYVPNNSARNLKRSASKTIAVLIKGITNAFFNRMIQVFEKEIQTKKYSFILQRVDENQDEIEVAIELVKEKRLKGIVFLGGSFSHPRVKLDQLTVPFVLSTIGTTEEFDPDELSYVAVDDFKESYKMVDYLCSLGHKKIAIITAPVDDVSIGKLRYDGYKKALEDHGVQLNDQLVLSMKEDVESYSMENGYVVTKELLQSKEEFTAIYAVSDSMAIGACKALLEAGKKVPEDYSVAGFDGVDMSFYYNPSITTIRQPVEEIAEETIRILFDMINKKVKHAHKIFPAELVIRESTRLLT; encoded by the coding sequence ATGGCTATTACGATTATAGATATTGCTAGAATGTGTGGCGTGGGCGTTACTACCGTCTCAAGAGCCATTAATAACCACCCGGACATTAATGAAGAGACCAAAGCCATGATTATGCAGGTAATTAAAGAGAACCATTATGTCCCGAATAACAGCGCTCGAAATCTGAAGCGGTCCGCTTCCAAGACGATTGCCGTACTTATTAAGGGGATCACCAACGCCTTCTTCAACCGGATGATACAGGTATTTGAGAAGGAGATCCAGACCAAGAAATACTCCTTCATTCTTCAGCGGGTAGATGAGAACCAGGATGAGATCGAGGTTGCGATAGAGCTCGTGAAGGAGAAACGTCTTAAGGGAATTGTATTTCTCGGAGGAAGCTTCTCTCATCCCAGAGTTAAGCTCGATCAGCTGACCGTGCCTTTTGTGCTGAGCACCATAGGAACGACGGAAGAGTTCGATCCGGATGAGCTCTCTTATGTAGCCGTGGATGACTTCAAGGAAAGTTACAAAATGGTGGACTACCTGTGCAGCTTGGGTCATAAGAAGATTGCAATTATTACAGCTCCTGTGGATGACGTAAGTATCGGGAAGTTAAGGTATGATGGCTACAAGAAAGCGCTGGAGGATCATGGCGTCCAGCTGAATGATCAATTGGTTCTGAGCATGAAGGAAGATGTTGAGAGCTACTCCATGGAGAATGGGTATGTGGTTACGAAAGAGCTGTTACAGTCTAAGGAAGAGTTCACAGCCATTTATGCCGTCTCTGATAGCATGGCCATTGGTGCGTGCAAAGCCTTGCTGGAGGCAGGCAAGAAGGTGCCGGAGGATTACTCCGTTGCCGGATTTGATGGAGTGGATATGTCATTTTATTATAATCCGTCTATTACTACGATCAGGCAGCCGGTGGAAGAGATTGCCGAAGAGACGATACGAATCCTGTTCGATATGATAAATAAGAAGGTTAAGCATGCTCATAAAATTTTCCCGGCGGAGCTTGTGATTCGGGAATCCACCCGGCTTTTAACATAA